The nucleotide sequence AGGTGTTGTATGGGCAAAGAGCCCCTGTTCACCCAAGCAAACCTGCCGAACCTGTTTCCCGGTTTGTAGCATCGTAATAATGACGTCTTGATTTTGAGCCGCTAGTGCCAGAGAAGACGCTTTAGAGCCTCCTGCAGCGACCAAGGCATCGACTGCTTTTGCCTGCAAGTCAAAACCCGTGACGGAATGCCCCGCCTTCACTAAATTAATAGCCATAGGCAAACCCATGTGGCCTAAACCTACGAATCCAATGCGCGCCATTCTCATCTCCTAACAATTTCTTTTGTAGCCAACCTGGTTACTTTGGAAAGTTTGACTACCTCATTTCCAGCCATCTCTTAAAAGCGTATTTATCCATTTGTCGGCATCACAAAGCTGTTTTCACCAAGTTTCGTGGTAGGCCATTTACTGGTAATGGTTTTACGGCGAGTGTAAAAATTAACACTTTCTTCACCGTGCATGTTCGTATCACCAAAAGAAGAGCGTTTCCAGCCGCCAAAAGGATGGCTTGCGATTGGAACTGGAATAGGGACATTGATGCCCACCATACCAACCTGGACGCGTTGACTGTATTCGCGGGCACTAAAGCCATCACGGGTAAAAATGGCAGTGCCATTACCATATTGATGGCGGTTGACCAGCGATAAGGCTTGCTCAAAATCAGGGACTCGGGCGACTACCAGAACCGGACCAAAAATTTCATTTTGATAGATAGACATGGACTCATTAACCTGATCAAAAAGGGAGGGACCGACAAAATAACCTTCTGGATGTTCAGGGTGCTTAAAGGAGCGGCCGTCAATTAATAATTTTGCCCCTTCTTCAACACCTTTATCAATAGCAGCCAGCACACGCTGTCTATGGGCACTGCTGATCAAGGGCCCCATATCACTATTGGCTTCATCACCAGCATTAATCCGAATCGCACGAACAAGGGGTATTAACTTATCCAGAAGTTTATCAGCCGTTTGATCGCCTACGGTGACCACGACTGAAAGCGCCATACAACGCTCGCCGGCTGAACCAAAAGCAGCACCCACAATTGCATTGGCGGCCTGATCAAAATCAGCATCAGGCATCACCACACAATGGTTTTTTGCACCGCCAAACGTATGGGCCCGTTTACCATGTGCCGTGGCCGTTCGGTAAATCGCTTCGGCAACCGGGGTTGAGGCAACCGCAGTAAAGGCCGCAATATCAGGATGTGCCAATAGCTGTTCAACGGTATGTTTATCACCTTGTAAACAATTTGCCACACCGGCCGGTAAGCCTGCCTCAGTTAATAATTCAAACAAGCGAATGGTGGCCGAGGGGTCTTGTTCAGAGGGTTTTAAAATAAAGGTATTACCACAAGCAATAGCAGGGATAGTCATCCATACAGGCACCATAACGGGAAAATTAAAGGGTGAGACGCCAGCACAAACGCCTAAAGGCTGCCGTTGGGTATGGCAATCCATCTGAGTTGCCACGTCAGCGGAAAAGTCACCTTGCAATTGATTGACCAGTCCACAATTAAACTCAACCACTTCAATGGCGCGTAAAATAGAACCCTTGGCATCCTCTAAGGTTTTACCATGTTCGCGGGTCACCAGTTTAGCAATATCAGACAGATATTTTTCCAGCAGCTCTCTAAATTTAAATAAAATCCTTGCCCTTTTAACGGGAGCGGTCTCTGCCCAGGAAGGCCAGGCTTCTTTGGCAATGGCCACCGTTTTATCACAAAGCGCTTTGTCAGCAAAATAAACCTGGCCAATTGCTTCGCCATTAGCCGGATTATAAATAGTATGAGAATTTGTGGTGGTTTCGAGCAGGGATTTGCCACCGATATAATGAGGAACCGTATAAACCATTGCGAAACTCCTTCAGAATCAGGACTTACGAAAAACGCCGTTCTCTTCGTTAAAATTTGATTTTAATTCAGTCATTTAGTGAAGCTAAACTCCCTCACTAAAATCAAATTTTGCCTCGACCTCAACGCTTTTCGCAAGTCCTGCATATCACTTTAAATTAATCAGAAAAAAGACTGAGTGTCACTTGATAATGGCGCTTATCGTCACCCACATGTACGCCGCGCGTTTCTATTATTTCAAAGTAAGAATGCTGTTCCACAGCTTTTTGCAGGGCATTTTCAACTGCATCAGTGATACCTGAATCTGAATAGCCGGTGTAATCTCCTATTTTTGTCGACATCTGCATATCCCTTCAGATTGTTATGAATAGTCAGTTTAGCATGAACTGTAATGAATATCTTGTAAGAATCATTGATAAAAATTGTCTAGAGTATCGATTTATTTAATAATAAAAAACCGATGTGTACCAGGGATAGTAAGCATGGGGAAAAAAACGATCGTTCGAGTAGCTGAGCACGTCGAAATGAGTGAGCTGCTTTTAGAGCGCTTAAAAGCAATTTTGGGCGAGTTTGAATTAGAACGCTATACCGAATCGCCCAATTTATTACGAAGTTACCAACGCCGCATCGATAGTTTGGAAAAAGCATTCCTCTTTATTCTCCAGACCCAACCGCTCAAAATAGCCCCCCCTACATTAAAAACCTATCTCGATTGGTGTAAAAAACTATGCAAGCTGCCTCCTAATGGCTCCATTGAAGACTATCAGAACGTTCTTTCTCAATATACGGCGTTATTAACTGACGCTATCGTTGATTACTACGATTGGCCGCAAGAGGATGGTACGGAAATATCCATGTTTAGCGATCGGAAGGCTATCGCACAAAAAAAATTGGAGGAAATGAAGAAGATAGCCATAGAACAGCTTAACAAAGCCGAGCAATATGTCCTTATGCACGAAGGCCGCGCTGATTTAGCGACTTTAACGCCACTCAAGGTTAGTAGCCAGAATGAATTCGTCTTGCAATGGGATAGACAACTGCCCCCCTATTCAGAGGAGACGGTAAGCGAGTTGGCAACCATCAAAGCGCTTGGCTTAAAGTGGGCAAAAAAGAAGAAGACTCTCACCACACCAGACTGGTTTCGTCGTTTACCGCTTTATCAGCAAGCCTATTTTCATGGGAGTAACACCCAAGTCAATTCCATTGAAAATTTAGCGATTGATCTGAACAAATTACTCGTCATCTGGCTTAAGCTAAAAGCAACCGCTTCCCTACAGGAAGAACTTAGACGTATTGCTGCAGGGGAAACTAACCTGCCTGCCTGGTTTAGAGATTTGCCGGCTAATCAACAAAACCTGATCAGAAATTTGGTGTCCCCCACGGTTACAGTCAGTGAAGTGACTAACAATCTGCGGGCATTGGAAAGCCGGTTACAAAGAATGCATGCCAGCAATTCACCCGAGTTTAATGAGGAGTTGGCCGAATTAAAGACCGTACCCTATTGGTATTTAACGCTGGCCGATTACGAACAGCGTTTCCTTAATACGGTCCTGAATCAAGTTCAACGAGTGGAAGAGGCTATTTCTTTTTTACCCAGCCGTTTACGCACCTTACCCATCCTCGCTAATTTTGCTGAACACCAGTTATTACTCCTCAACCAGGACGGTAAGATTACGAAAGCATTTCCAGCCAAACTGCGCTCAAGCCATCTGGCATCCCGTGATGTCGCAGGCCAGCTCCATGAGGTCGGGGAGTTATACACACTGAGGAATCTGGCAAAAATTAGAAATATCGCCGCAAATAGAATGTTACTGCTGCAAACGTTAATCAGCCCAGTCAAATTGCTCAGTGGATTTATGCCTGATTACACCCTTGAGCAGCATCGCCAAAAAGCCGTGGCGGCCGCAAAAAAAGAAGGGGCGAAGTTACTTTTTTCTACCAATCATCCCTTCAACATGGCGCGGGTACTTTATCCTACGCCAGCCAACGATCCAGGATGCACGGCTTTGTTGCAGCAGGCCGAGGCTTATTCCGTTCTGGGTCAATTACCTGACTTGGAAGGGCATTGGAGTTATGAGCAAATTGAAGAGCTCGTGCGGGAAGCCTTTGCTTCGACCTATCTTGTTGAGAACAAGTTACAAGATGACTTGACCCCGAGTAGTTTCTATATCCTGGGCCCCAAATCAGTAAAAGACAATCTGGCCGAGTTATTCCGTACCCATTATCAGGCCTTACAGCAGTTACCCGATTGGCAAAAAGTCGTTAGCCAACATCTGTTTATCATGCATAACCACCTGGAGTCCGAACATCAAACCTTCGTGACTTATCAGCAAGGTCTCGATGATTTGACTGCCTTGGCTAAAGAATATCGAGCGGTATTAAACTCCCCTTTTGGATCAGGGACTATCCTTGATTATTCGGGCCGGGAACTCTTCTTAAGCTCTCTCGAAAATCTGTTAATCATGTACATGGATGGCGTGAGTTATGGATCCTGCGTGAGTGGTAAAGACAGGAAAGCAATCGAAATCATCCATACCGATGCCATGTTATTGTATCGGGAATTATACGGTCGTTGGCCTAGTTTTACCGATACAGGAGCACCACGCAAAAATTTTGTGAAACTGGTTGTTGAATTATATCTATCAAGACATGGGGCAGAACATGCCGGACAAAATGCGCCAGGGGCAGATAGTATTAAAACGCCGGCTAATTATTGGCCTGCTGATATTGCGGAAGCCATTTGTGACCGATTAGGAAAAAAAGCCCTAACCGTTGATGATATCATAGCGACTAATAATGAGGTCGGAAAAATTG is from Legionella donaldsonii and encodes:
- a CDS encoding CoA-acylating methylmalonate-semialdehyde dehydrogenase; translation: MVYTVPHYIGGKSLLETTTNSHTIYNPANGEAIGQVYFADKALCDKTVAIAKEAWPSWAETAPVKRARILFKFRELLEKYLSDIAKLVTREHGKTLEDAKGSILRAIEVVEFNCGLVNQLQGDFSADVATQMDCHTQRQPLGVCAGVSPFNFPVMVPVWMTIPAIACGNTFILKPSEQDPSATIRLFELLTEAGLPAGVANCLQGDKHTVEQLLAHPDIAAFTAVASTPVAEAIYRTATAHGKRAHTFGGAKNHCVVMPDADFDQAANAIVGAAFGSAGERCMALSVVVTVGDQTADKLLDKLIPLVRAIRINAGDEANSDMGPLISSAHRQRVLAAIDKGVEEGAKLLIDGRSFKHPEHPEGYFVGPSLFDQVNESMSIYQNEIFGPVLVVARVPDFEQALSLVNRHQYGNGTAIFTRDGFSAREYSQRVQVGMVGINVPIPVPIASHPFGGWKRSSFGDTNMHGEESVNFYTRRKTITSKWPTTKLGENSFVMPTNG
- a CDS encoding dodecin domain-containing protein — translated: MSTKIGDYTGYSDSGITDAVENALQKAVEQHSYFEIIETRGVHVGDDKRHYQVTLSLFSD
- the sidP gene encoding Dot/Icm T4SS effector PI-3-phosphatase SidP yields the protein MGKKTIVRVAEHVEMSELLLERLKAILGEFELERYTESPNLLRSYQRRIDSLEKAFLFILQTQPLKIAPPTLKTYLDWCKKLCKLPPNGSIEDYQNVLSQYTALLTDAIVDYYDWPQEDGTEISMFSDRKAIAQKKLEEMKKIAIEQLNKAEQYVLMHEGRADLATLTPLKVSSQNEFVLQWDRQLPPYSEETVSELATIKALGLKWAKKKKTLTTPDWFRRLPLYQQAYFHGSNTQVNSIENLAIDLNKLLVIWLKLKATASLQEELRRIAAGETNLPAWFRDLPANQQNLIRNLVSPTVTVSEVTNNLRALESRLQRMHASNSPEFNEELAELKTVPYWYLTLADYEQRFLNTVLNQVQRVEEAISFLPSRLRTLPILANFAEHQLLLLNQDGKITKAFPAKLRSSHLASRDVAGQLHEVGELYTLRNLAKIRNIAANRMLLLQTLISPVKLLSGFMPDYTLEQHRQKAVAAAKKEGAKLLFSTNHPFNMARVLYPTPANDPGCTALLQQAEAYSVLGQLPDLEGHWSYEQIEELVREAFASTYLVENKLQDDLTPSSFYILGPKSVKDNLAELFRTHYQALQQLPDWQKVVSQHLFIMHNHLESEHQTFVTYQQGLDDLTALAKEYRAVLNSPFGSGTILDYSGRELFLSSLENLLIMYMDGVSYGSCVSGKDRKAIEIIHTDAMLLYRELYGRWPSFTDTGAPRKNFVKLVVELYLSRHGAEHAGQNAPGADSIKTPANYWPADIAEAICDRLGKKALTVDDIIATNNEVGKIGDAKTRIAPNFAACVVAAQKLSKPNQKKLIEQIKIIVEEKEQWEKRTYSFPFYPAPPTGVDQIKQLLNVPGQYSSAHMTKTLAEIYEIVHQRPETSSTRDKVTQMLYDSILALFKHAEPEQICAQQVEHLITIKNEFFRENQQPIAVY